In one window of Chelmon rostratus isolate fCheRos1 chromosome 19, fCheRos1.pri, whole genome shotgun sequence DNA:
- the ccdc80l2 gene encoding coiled-coil domain-containing protein 80 has protein sequence MFHFCNSRWPLLLFAALWSLSYPSLLTAWPGISRSKPKDHLDPNVRDWGDYSDLPPGVEQGLGLDKDGEHGDNRGAGESLSSLAPEMDFLADFAGKKRLWVITAPSYSDNYLRMMEKQLEDMEQKGLNCRLAERDTFIITIIQNAMMEGRIQKTTFQGEATVENLDPDTVTKLLHYLELTDQEQGFTMLVLKKNLLVSERFPYPVRVEAIFELIDQFPMRKLEKMTRKGSKLRCKTTKKKVVVTRKKMKKKMVLSPQRRGNVTSVMALQRKNPLHKKAALKSKIQDILSGRSRFVIRKVPAVGSTRGKDSSGGGRASSDRQEKVHSPPLVSKSSDDMKKNRPESTVEEGKKRHGGKNSEDQKAENVKEDIQEKQSSKKKGKGKKGKKGKGRGKKSNKEASEKDKTALKEFLDSLRGTRRLMLMSTPSRDATLYIQQKEENEKQHCDLAIRKITVATIVGEGGDATLTLQHHQLESERPLSGQSEHFSDGGLISLLRAELGLSSSDLFSMTVSDYDMKPNRVFEAPPSSPALFEYIDNFPSRRSEKEKERKSPPACSKGTQQPGAENSLLRFMSKRRLLLISAPSEDEYSFQQQLSALNGQGCHLGIRHFAMLKLTGVGDKASGTVELFPLNGRSQSEVELLSRDTVNNLREQLKISKDYFSMLVVGKDGDVKAWFPSPMWSLENIYDLVDSMELRLQEEKLQKRLGIHCPEDRGKGGSEGGHYGGYDEDGTEETYLYHRSEK, from the exons ATGTTTCATTTCTGTAACTCACGCTggcctctgctgttgtttgctgcCCTGTGGAGCCTCAGCTACCCGAGTTTGCTCACAGCCTGGCCGGGCATCAGTCGCAGCAAGCCCAAGGATCATCTGGACCCTAATGTCAGGGACTGGGGGGACTACTCAGACCTGCCTCCAGGAGTCGAGCAGGGGTTGGGGTTGGACAAAGACGGGGAACATGGAGACAACAGGGGAGCTGGAGAGTCATTATCAAGCCTGGCCCCAGAGATGGATTTCCTGGCTGACTTTGCAG GTAAAAAGCGTCTGTGGGTGATAACAGCCCCATCATACAGTGACAACTACCTTCGTATGATGGAGAAACAGCTGGAAGACATGGAGCAG aaaGGGCTGAACTGCCGTCTAGCAGAAAGAGACACAtttatcatcaccatcatccaGAACGCTATGATGGAAGGTCGAATCCAGAAAACAACTTTCCAAGGAGAGGCCACAGTAGAGAACCTGGACCCTGACACAGTTACCAAACTGCTGCACTACCTCGAGCTCACTGACCAG GAGCAAGGGTTCACCATGCTGGTTCTGAAGAAGAACCTTCTGGTCAGTGAGCGCTTCCCTTATCCGGTCCGGGTGGAGGCAATTTTTGAGCTCATTGATCAATTCCCCATGAGGAAGCTGGAAAAGATGACCAGAAAAGGATCCAAGTTGAG GTGTAAAACCACTAAAAAGAAGGTTGTGGTGACaaggaaaaagatgaagaagaagatggtgCTAAGTCCTCAGAGGCGAGGGAACGTGACATCTGTCATGgcattacaaagaaaaaatcCCCTGCACAAAAAAGCAGCCCTGAAGAGCAAGATCCAGGATATACTGAGTGGACGGTCGAGGTTTGTTATTCGTAAGGTGCCTGCAGTGGGGTCCACTAGGGGAAAGGACTCGAGCGGTGGTGGTCGGGCCTCttctgacagacaggaaaaagtgCACAGTCCTCCACTTGTGTCGAAGAGCAGTGAcgacatgaagaaaaacag GCCTGAGTCCACTGttgaagagggaaagaaaagacatGGGGGGAAAAACAGTGAAGATCAAAAAGCGGAGAATGTAAAGGAGGATatacaggaaaaacagagcTCTAAGAAAAAGGGCAAagggaagaaagggaagaaagggaaaggCAGAGGGAAAAAATCCAACAAAGAGGCCAGTGAGAAGGATAAAACAGCTCTGAAGGAGTTTTTGGACAGTTTGAGGGGAACGAGAAGGTTAATG CTGATGTCAACACCCAGCAGAGATGCAACACTGTACATCCAGCAAAAAGAGGAGAACGAGAAGCAACACTGTGACCTCGCTATCAGGAAGATCACAGTGGCGACCATTGTGGGTGAAGGTGGCGACGCCACGCTGACGCTGCAGCACCACCAGCTTG agtcGGAGCGTCCACTCAGCGGCCAATCAGAACATTTCTCAGATGGAGGCCTGATCTCTCTGTTGAGAGCAGAGCTCGGCCTGTCGTCATCAGACCTCTTTTCCATGACTGTCTCAGACTACGACATGAAGCCCAAT AGAGTCTTTGAGGCTCCTCCATCAAGTCCTGCTCTGTTCGAGTACATTGACAACTTTCCCTCAAGGcgctcagaaaaagaaaaggagaggaagagtcCTCCTGCTTGCTCCAAAGGAACGCAACAGCCTGGAGCAGAGAATTCACTGCTCAG GTTCATGTCTAAGAGAAgactgctcctcatctctgctcccTCTGAGGACGAGTACTCCTTccaacagcagctctctgcacTCAATGGACAGGGGTGTCACCTGG GTATTCGCCACTTTGCCATGTTGAAGCTGACTGGAGTTGGAGACAAAGCGTCAGGAACTGTTGAGCTTTTTCCCCTAAATG GTCGTAGTCAGAGTGAAGTAGAGCTGTTATCCCGTGACACGGTCAACAACCTGAGAGAGCAGCTAAAGATCAGTAAGGACTATTTCAGCATGCTGGTTGTGGGGAAAGACGGTGATGTGAAGGCGTGGTTCCCATCACCCATGTGGTCCCTGGAAAACATCTACGACCTGGTGGACTCCATGGAGCTCCGCCTCcaggaggagaagctgcagaagaGACTGGGCATCCACTGCCCTGAGGACAGAGGGAAAGGAGGCAGCGAGGGGGGGCATTATGGCGGTTATGATGAAGATGGGACTGAGGAGACGTACTTGTACCACCGGTCAGAGAAATGa